Proteins encoded together in one Columba livia isolate bColLiv1 breed racing homer chromosome 3, bColLiv1.pat.W.v2, whole genome shotgun sequence window:
- the FOSL2 gene encoding fos-related antigen 2 isoform X2, giving the protein MPGSGSAFIPTINAITTSQDLQWMVQPTVITSMSSPYSRSHPYSHPLPPLSSVAGHTALQRPGVIKTIGTTVGRRRRDEQLSPEEEEKRRIRRERNKLAAAKCRNRRRELTEKLQAETEVLEEEKSVLQKEIAELQKEKEKLEFMLVAHSPVCKISPEERRSPPSSSLQSVRTGASGAVVVKQEPVEEEIPSSSLVLDKGQRSVIKPISIAGGFYGEEALNTPIVVTSTPAITPGSSNLVFTYPNVLDQESPLSPSESCSKAHRRSSSSGDQSSDSLNSPTLLAL; this is encoded by the exons ATGCCAGGATCAGGCAGCGCTTTTATCCCTACGATCAACGCCATCACAACTAGCCAAGACCTGCAGTGGATGGTCCAGCCCACCGTCATCACCTCTATGTCAAGCCCTTACTCTCGCTCACACCCCTACAGCCACCCACTGCCCCCGCTGTCTTCAGTGGCCGGACACACGGCCCTTCAGCGACCTGGTGTGATCAAAACCATCGGGACCACTGTGGGACGGAGACGAAGAGACGAGCAG CTGTCGcctgaggaagaagagaagcgAAGGATCCGGAGAGAGAGGAACAAGCTGGCAGCTGCTAAGTGTCGTAACAGGCGTCGAGAACTAACAGAGAAGCTCCAGGCG GAAACTGAAGTGCTGGAGGAAGAGAAGTCAGTGCTGCAAAAGGAGATTGCTGAGCtccagaaggagaaggagaagctgGAGTTTATGCTGGTGGCTCACAGCCCTGTGTGCAAAATCAGCCCTGAGGAACGTCGGAGTCCACCATCCAGCAGCCTCCAGAGCGTTCGGACTGGAGCGAGCGGAGCGGTGGTGGTGAAGCAGGAGCCTGTGGAGGAAGAGATTCCATCTTCGTCTTTGGTCCTTGACAAAGGCCAAAGGTCTGTCATTAAGCCCATCAGCATTGCTGGAGGTTTTTATGGGGAAGAGGCACTCAACACTCCTATCGTGGTGACCTCAACACCAGCCATCACTCCTGGCTCTTCCAACTTGGTGTTCACCTACCCCAACGTGTTGGATCAGGAGTCTCCTCTCTCCCCATCCGAGTCCTGCTCCAAAGCTCAccggaggagcagcagcagtggtgaCCAGTCCTCGGATTCCTTGAACTCTCCCACCTTGCTGGCATTGTAa
- the FOSL2 gene encoding fos-related antigen 2 isoform X1 — MYQDYPGNFDTSSRGSSGSPGHPETYSSGAAQQKFRVDMPGSGSAFIPTINAITTSQDLQWMVQPTVITSMSSPYSRSHPYSHPLPPLSSVAGHTALQRPGVIKTIGTTVGRRRRDEQLSPEEEEKRRIRRERNKLAAAKCRNRRRELTEKLQAETEVLEEEKSVLQKEIAELQKEKEKLEFMLVAHSPVCKISPEERRSPPSSSLQSVRTGASGAVVVKQEPVEEEIPSSSLVLDKGQRSVIKPISIAGGFYGEEALNTPIVVTSTPAITPGSSNLVFTYPNVLDQESPLSPSESCSKAHRRSSSSGDQSSDSLNSPTLLAL, encoded by the exons ATGTACCAGGACTACCCCGGCAACTTCGACACCTCCTCCAGAGGCAGCAGCGGCTCCCCGGGACATCCCGAGACGTACTCCAGCGGCGCAGCCCAGCAG AAATTTCGAGTAGATATGCCAGGATCAGGCAGCGCTTTTATCCCTACGATCAACGCCATCACAACTAGCCAAGACCTGCAGTGGATGGTCCAGCCCACCGTCATCACCTCTATGTCAAGCCCTTACTCTCGCTCACACCCCTACAGCCACCCACTGCCCCCGCTGTCTTCAGTGGCCGGACACACGGCCCTTCAGCGACCTGGTGTGATCAAAACCATCGGGACCACTGTGGGACGGAGACGAAGAGACGAGCAG CTGTCGcctgaggaagaagagaagcgAAGGATCCGGAGAGAGAGGAACAAGCTGGCAGCTGCTAAGTGTCGTAACAGGCGTCGAGAACTAACAGAGAAGCTCCAGGCG GAAACTGAAGTGCTGGAGGAAGAGAAGTCAGTGCTGCAAAAGGAGATTGCTGAGCtccagaaggagaaggagaagctgGAGTTTATGCTGGTGGCTCACAGCCCTGTGTGCAAAATCAGCCCTGAGGAACGTCGGAGTCCACCATCCAGCAGCCTCCAGAGCGTTCGGACTGGAGCGAGCGGAGCGGTGGTGGTGAAGCAGGAGCCTGTGGAGGAAGAGATTCCATCTTCGTCTTTGGTCCTTGACAAAGGCCAAAGGTCTGTCATTAAGCCCATCAGCATTGCTGGAGGTTTTTATGGGGAAGAGGCACTCAACACTCCTATCGTGGTGACCTCAACACCAGCCATCACTCCTGGCTCTTCCAACTTGGTGTTCACCTACCCCAACGTGTTGGATCAGGAGTCTCCTCTCTCCCCATCCGAGTCCTGCTCCAAAGCTCAccggaggagcagcagcagtggtgaCCAGTCCTCGGATTCCTTGAACTCTCCCACCTTGCTGGCATTGTAa